CTGACTATTGAACTTGACGATAATAACGTGCCTGAGAACATCCTATGGGAGTCAACCGATTCGACCAATAAAGAAGCCTTGCCTGTAAAATCAATGATGCTGGCCCTGTGGGATCAGAGTTTTAAAAATACCCTGCGTATTGACCTTTGGACCAAGGATATGCCGGTTGACGAAATGAAACGCTTTTTTTACGAAACCCTGCAAACCATGGGCGACAGCTTTTTACGCGCCACAGGTGAAAAGAACATCGTAGAGGACTTGCGCGACTACTGCGCCCACTTTGCCGAAAAAATGGAAATAACCCGATAATTAGCGCTATGCGTATACCTTCATTACTTTCGCTTGTTGGCTTTATTATGGTTATTGCGGCTACATATTGCCCTATGCTGCGCCCGTTCGGGTTAGTAAGCATGAATGTTTATGACATGAACGAGCCTTTCGGTATGGTGATACTGATCGTGGCGGTTATCGGGATGATAGGCGTGGTGTTTAACCGGGTAAAGGTTGCCC
This genomic interval from Mucilaginibacter defluvii contains the following:
- the gldC gene encoding gliding motility protein GldC, with amino-acid sequence MKKAEIKLTIELDDNNVPENILWESTDSTNKEALPVKSMMLALWDQSFKNTLRIDLWTKDMPVDEMKRFFYETLQTMGDSFLRATGEKNIVEDLRDYCAHFAEKMEITR